From Weissella diestrammenae, a single genomic window includes:
- the rpmG gene encoding 50S ribosomal protein L33 encodes MRINILLEAAETGERIYLTSKNRRNTPDRLELKKYSPKLRKVTTFKEVK; translated from the coding sequence ATGCGCATTAACATTTTGTTAGAAGCCGCCGAAACAGGTGAGCGTATCTACCTAACTTCTAAGAATCGTCGTAACACGCCTGACCGTTTGGAGTTAAAGAAATATTCTCCAAAGTTGCGCAAAGTTACAACATTCAAGGAGGTTAAGTAA
- a CDS encoding heavy-metal-associated domain-containing protein: MKNSATLQLEELSCPSCLIKIERALSKLDGVSQVQVLFNASRIKVGYLPDIITITQIVDRMTALGYTVKSVKIKELVK; encoded by the coding sequence ATGAAAAATAGTGCAACGTTACAACTGGAGGAATTAAGTTGTCCATCATGCTTGATAAAAATTGAACGGGCACTTTCTAAATTAGATGGTGTCAGTCAAGTTCAAGTATTATTTAATGCCAGTCGAATTAAGGTTGGGTACCTGCCAGACATCATTACAATTACCCAAATTGTAGATCGTATGACTGCTCTGGGATATACGGTTAAATCAGTAAAAATAAAGGAGTTGGTTAAATGA
- a CDS encoding tetratricopeptide repeat protein: protein MTSYSQRMLDELDAGQMDEAKKSFALALRHDDDETVHSLAEELYALGFSNNAKRAYLKLLDKYPDEDLLRTELAEIAISEDQTDEALMYLSNISADSDAYLEALLVFADLYQSDGLPEAAELKLMEAYRLAPDEPVIQFALAEFYNGSAKYSEAIPFYRGLLATGERYFSGVDIVSRIGVAYALIGDNEKALAYLEQIKAAEMTSDVRFQLGMIYAGNEETQDQAVAEFEKLIDLDASYAAVYNPLGRLYEQREKLEQALSTYQAGLAVDQFNVKSYENAARVARRLGDDTQAERLYTTGLANTSDNLILVNDYTQLLLDHERFVEMINLLNDYLEDDEIDIDPQWYWDLARAYTGIESYEMATKYWHAAMPFFIDNDQFLKSAYFYFRDEGEQILAKEALKQYVQLNPEDYEMVALYETEEE from the coding sequence ATGACTAGTTATTCACAGCGTATGTTGGATGAACTTGATGCGGGCCAAATGGATGAAGCGAAGAAATCTTTTGCACTCGCTCTACGTCACGATGATGATGAAACTGTTCATTCGCTAGCTGAGGAGTTGTACGCATTAGGGTTTTCAAATAATGCGAAACGCGCCTATTTAAAGTTATTAGATAAATATCCGGATGAAGACTTGTTACGGACAGAATTAGCAGAAATTGCGATTTCTGAGGATCAAACCGATGAAGCATTGATGTATTTATCAAATATTTCTGCCGATTCAGACGCGTACTTGGAGGCGTTACTAGTTTTTGCTGATTTATATCAGTCGGACGGTTTGCCTGAAGCTGCTGAATTAAAGCTAATGGAAGCCTATCGTCTAGCGCCTGATGAACCTGTTATTCAATTTGCGCTAGCAGAATTTTATAATGGGTCGGCCAAATATTCAGAAGCAATTCCGTTTTATCGTGGCTTATTAGCTACTGGGGAACGTTATTTTTCAGGTGTCGACATTGTTTCTCGGATTGGCGTTGCCTATGCCTTAATTGGAGATAACGAAAAAGCATTAGCTTATTTAGAACAAATTAAAGCGGCAGAAATGACGTCGGATGTTCGATTCCAGCTAGGTATGATTTATGCTGGTAATGAAGAGACGCAAGATCAAGCTGTTGCTGAGTTTGAAAAATTGATTGATTTGGACGCATCGTATGCAGCCGTTTATAATCCACTTGGTCGGTTATATGAACAACGAGAGAAATTGGAGCAAGCGCTAAGTACGTATCAAGCAGGCTTAGCTGTTGATCAATTTAATGTCAAAAGTTATGAAAATGCAGCGCGTGTTGCCCGCCGATTAGGCGACGATACACAAGCAGAACGACTTTATACAACTGGTTTGGCGAACACGTCGGATAACCTAATTTTAGTCAATGACTATACTCAATTATTGCTAGATCATGAACGATTTGTTGAGATGATTAATTTGTTAAATGATTATCTTGAAGATGATGAAATTGATATTGATCCGCAGTGGTATTGGGATTTAGCTCGTGCATATACTGGTATTGAATCATATGAAATGGCTACCAAGTATTGGCATGCTGCGATGCCTTTCTTTATTGATAATGATCAGTTCTTAAAGTCAGCTTATTTCTATTTCCGCGATGAAGGGGAACAGATACTGGCGAAGGAAGCGTTGAAACAATATGTTCAACTAAATCCAGAGGACTACGAGATGGTTGCTTTGTATGAAACTGAAGAAGAATAA
- a CDS encoding Crp/Fnr family transcriptional regulator, protein MAKHDAIHCVGMVPIFKGLTNENQQKIATLVHESRLTAGDYINHEGWSGEKLTILASGEVKISQTTPDGHEQLIRMMQPGDFEGETVLFTDGRYSNNAIANLDSQICQISKHDFHRLLMSDNQLMLNVINQLGQRLLVLEKQRVQMLSSVRERVANYLYEMQMQKGTDCFRLPLLKKDLASFLNTTPESISRTLKEFSNQGLIRLEGRQMIEIIDSSALKRIN, encoded by the coding sequence ATGGCAAAACATGATGCAATTCACTGTGTAGGGATGGTGCCAATTTTTAAAGGATTAACCAATGAAAACCAACAAAAAATTGCAACTTTAGTCCATGAGTCACGACTGACAGCTGGTGATTATATTAATCACGAAGGGTGGTCAGGAGAAAAGCTGACAATTTTAGCCTCTGGTGAGGTAAAAATTAGTCAAACTACACCAGATGGGCATGAACAACTAATCAGAATGATGCAACCAGGTGATTTTGAAGGTGAAACGGTGTTATTCACCGATGGTCGTTATTCGAATAATGCAATTGCGAATTTGGACAGTCAGATTTGCCAAATTAGTAAACATGATTTTCACAGATTATTAATGAGTGATAATCAGTTAATGCTTAATGTCATTAATCAATTGGGACAGCGTTTGTTAGTGCTTGAAAAGCAGCGAGTGCAAATGCTAAGCAGTGTGCGTGAACGCGTGGCAAATTACCTATATGAAATGCAAATGCAAAAGGGAACAGATTGCTTTCGTTTGCCATTATTGAAAAAAGATTTAGCATCCTTTTTGAATACGACACCAGAGTCAATTAGTCGAACGTTAAAGGAATTTAGCAATCAAGGTCTTATTCGTTTAGAGGGCCGACAGATGATTGAAATTATTGATAGTAGTGCATTAAAGCGCATCAATTAA
- a CDS encoding CynX/NimT family MFS transporter, whose product MENKTKKISLGFVLAIALAGFVMRSPITTLPMILENLAQRLHVNPANLGILTTIPLVIFMVVSNFAAKTVAWLGLKRTLTMALAMIFVGGGIRVVNQFELVVLGTILIGLGIAHLNVLMPAFLMAYVPNKIALYTTAYSLVMMFGVAVFNLVTAPIVHFAGVTAVMLVLLVVSGLALLVWLISMNRAQAVGEVGHQPQPKMPQKKQLNAWRQLRAWPFLVVFGGKRCLTIHLWPGCQL is encoded by the coding sequence ATGGAAAATAAAACAAAAAAAATAAGCCTTGGTTTTGTGTTAGCAATTGCCTTGGCTGGTTTCGTTATGCGAAGCCCAATCACAACGTTACCAATGATTCTAGAAAACCTAGCCCAACGGCTACATGTTAATCCAGCCAATTTAGGGATTTTGACGACAATTCCGCTAGTCATTTTTATGGTTGTTTCAAATTTTGCAGCGAAAACGGTGGCTTGGCTTGGCCTAAAACGAACGTTAACAATGGCATTAGCAATGATTTTTGTTGGTGGAGGTATTCGAGTGGTTAATCAGTTCGAATTAGTCGTTTTAGGCACGATTTTAATCGGTTTGGGAATTGCTCATTTAAATGTTCTCATGCCTGCTTTTTTGATGGCATATGTGCCAAATAAGATTGCGTTGTACACGACAGCTTATTCATTAGTGATGATGTTTGGTGTGGCTGTATTTAATTTAGTGACGGCACCAATTGTGCATTTTGCGGGCGTAACCGCGGTTATGTTAGTGTTACTTGTTGTGTCTGGCCTTGCGCTTTTGGTTTGGTTAATTTCTATGAATCGCGCGCAAGCAGTTGGAGAAGTGGGACACCAGCCACAACCAAAAATGCCACAAAAGAAGCAGTTGAATGCGTGGCGTCAATTACGAGCATGGCCATTTTTGGTTGTATTTGGGGGCAAGCGTTGCTTAACTATACATTTGTGGCCTGGATGCCAACTTTAA
- the rpsN gene encoding 30S ribosomal protein S14 encodes MAKKSKIAKAKKIEATVAKYAAKRAALKEAGDYVGLSKLPRNASPVRMHNRDQLDGRPHAYMREFGMSRLNFRQLAHKGLIPGVKKASW; translated from the coding sequence ATGGCTAAGAAGTCAAAGATCGCTAAGGCTAAGAAAATTGAAGCAACAGTTGCTAAGTATGCTGCAAAGCGTGCCGCATTAAAGGAAGCAGGAGACTACGTAGGTCTTTCAAAACTTCCTCGTAATGCATCACCTGTACGTATGCACAATCGTGATCAACTTGATGGACGTCCACACGCTTACATGCGTGAGTTTGGTATGTCACGTTTGAACTTCCGTCAATTGGCACACAAGGGATTGATTCCTGGTGTTAAAAAAGCTTCTTGGTAA
- a CDS encoding ECF transporter S component, whose translation MNKKLSSRTIALLALLVAINLILNFFLRLPTPTGFISLVEVGIFLSAWYLGPHAGMIVGGLTGFLIDLLVGYPQWMFFSLLIHGCEGYLFGLNLKKIAGRFQWLISALLGGIVMVSGYLLAGLCLQFLNHAVVQTAFLSTLTEIPGNIIQVIAGGIVARLIYQPFCRFMNRITK comes from the coding sequence ATGAATAAGAAATTGTCATCACGAACAATAGCATTGTTGGCTTTATTAGTTGCCATCAACTTAATCTTGAATTTTTTTCTTCGTCTACCAACGCCGACTGGCTTTATCAGTTTAGTTGAAGTGGGTATCTTTTTGAGTGCGTGGTATCTTGGACCGCACGCAGGGATGATTGTTGGTGGATTAACAGGTTTTTTAATTGACCTGTTGGTCGGGTACCCACAATGGATGTTTTTTTCATTGCTCATTCATGGTTGTGAAGGTTACTTATTTGGCTTGAATTTGAAAAAAATTGCTGGTCGATTTCAATGGCTCATCAGTGCGTTACTTGGAGGGATAGTGATGGTTAGCGGTTACTTGTTGGCAGGTTTATGTTTGCAATTTTTAAATCACGCTGTCGTGCAGACTGCGTTTTTAAGCACACTAACTGAAATTCCAGGTAATATCATCCAGGTCATTGCCGGTGGCATTGTTGCTCGACTAATCTATCAACCATTTTGTCGGTTTATGAACCGCATAACAAAGTAA
- a CDS encoding ferritin-like domain-containing protein — MNDSIEEKYQHELELTEKSHHQPTAGAMSSHIMANLWYLDVKYHQIKWYLEGTDMPALSARYQKMISHNREQIDQLGELLLSEREIVPSTIAEITEYAQINEDGRLKYMTATEMVTATVNDLNIANLFMTRAIKLAQREDRPMLGLVLTQMLGYNNDAIRYLEAFLRQAAWQDMKTDDE, encoded by the coding sequence ATGAATGATAGCATTGAAGAAAAATATCAACATGAATTAGAATTGACAGAAAAAAGTCATCATCAACCAACTGCAGGTGCAATGAGTAGCCATATTATGGCGAATTTATGGTATCTTGATGTTAAATATCATCAAATAAAGTGGTATTTAGAGGGCACAGATATGCCAGCGCTATCAGCGCGTTATCAAAAAATGATTAGCCACAATCGAGAACAAATTGATCAATTGGGTGAGTTGTTATTGAGTGAACGAGAGATTGTTCCAAGTACGATTGCTGAAATCACTGAATATGCGCAAATTAACGAGGATGGTCGTTTAAAATATATGACGGCGACAGAAATGGTTACTGCAACCGTAAATGACTTAAACATTGCTAATTTATTCATGACACGCGCAATTAAATTAGCACAGCGAGAGGATCGACCGATGCTGGGGCTAGTGCTGACACAAATGTTGGGGTACAATAATGACGCAATCCGATATTTAGAAGCTTTTTTACGACAAGCTGCATGGCAAGATATGAAAACGGATGATGAATAG
- a CDS encoding tRNA (adenine(22)-N(1))-methyltransferase, whose protein sequence is MDALNLSKRLALVASFVPDNARLADIGSDHAYLPANLLLNQRIAFGIAGEVAPGPLANVEHEVHKAHLESKLIARLGDGFAAIQPDDAIDTVVIAGMGGRLIADILASGHEQEQNYQRLILQPNTDVLVVRAWLQANGYALIDEAIVYEDHHYYEVLVAEPGESHFSDIELHFGPYHLKRQNSVWQQHWHDELERIQHILVRLQAAKKAESAAYQAYATQSRQIQEALQYESK, encoded by the coding sequence ATGGATGCATTGAATTTATCCAAACGTTTGGCACTGGTTGCCAGCTTTGTTCCCGATAATGCGCGATTAGCAGATATTGGGTCGGATCACGCTTATTTGCCAGCTAATTTATTACTTAATCAGCGCATTGCGTTTGGTATCGCCGGGGAGGTTGCACCGGGGCCGTTGGCAAATGTCGAACACGAAGTGCATAAGGCTCATTTAGAGTCAAAGTTGATTGCACGCCTGGGTGATGGGTTTGCAGCGATTCAACCGGATGATGCAATCGACACGGTGGTTATTGCCGGGATGGGAGGCCGTTTAATTGCAGATATTTTAGCTTCTGGTCATGAACAAGAACAAAATTATCAACGCCTCATTTTACAACCTAATACAGATGTATTAGTAGTGAGAGCTTGGTTACAGGCGAATGGCTATGCGTTGATTGATGAGGCAATTGTTTATGAAGATCATCATTATTATGAAGTTTTGGTGGCAGAACCAGGTGAGTCGCATTTTTCAGACATTGAATTGCACTTTGGCCCTTATCATCTGAAACGGCAAAATTCTGTATGGCAACAGCATTGGCACGATGAATTAGAGCGAATTCAACATATTCTTGTGCGATTGCAAGCTGCAAAAAAAGCTGAAAGCGCGGCATATCAAGCCTACGCAACACAATCCAGACAGATTCAGGAGGCTTTACAGTATGAAAGCAAGTGA
- a CDS encoding Nif3-like dinuclear metal center hexameric protein encodes MKASDLIAKIEAYAPRELAWEADPIGLQLGDPGQEIHTVMTALDVRPEVVQEAIEKHVDFIFSHHPLIFKPARDLDLSSPQNKMYADLLKHQIVVYSAHTNLDATKGGMNDWLAETLQIHATKPLLPNDDGVTGIGRIGQLDTALTVEEYAQFIKEKFGVVAVRVIANDLQRSIKTIAVLGGDGGREYPVALAAGADAFVTADLYYHTAHDVLADDFVVIDPDHHMEAVAKAKMVNLIQEWNRAMQWQLDKVFASTINTDPYTYVF; translated from the coding sequence ATGAAAGCAAGTGACTTGATTGCTAAAATCGAAGCCTATGCGCCTCGTGAGTTGGCATGGGAGGCTGATCCCATTGGCTTGCAATTGGGAGATCCAGGGCAAGAAATTCATACAGTAATGACAGCGTTGGATGTTCGACCTGAGGTTGTTCAAGAGGCGATTGAGAAACACGTTGATTTTATTTTTTCGCACCATCCGTTAATTTTTAAACCTGCACGCGATTTGGATTTATCGTCACCACAAAATAAAATGTACGCTGATTTACTAAAACACCAGATTGTCGTATATAGCGCTCATACGAATTTAGATGCGACCAAAGGCGGGATGAATGATTGGTTAGCTGAGACGTTACAAATCCATGCAACTAAACCATTGTTGCCAAATGATGATGGCGTGACAGGAATTGGCCGTATTGGTCAGCTTGATACAGCACTGACAGTTGAGGAATACGCGCAATTCATTAAAGAAAAGTTTGGTGTGGTTGCCGTTCGTGTGATCGCAAACGATTTACAGCGTTCAATAAAGACCATTGCTGTCCTTGGTGGCGATGGTGGTCGTGAATACCCTGTGGCATTAGCTGCTGGAGCAGACGCATTTGTAACGGCTGATTTGTATTACCATACGGCACATGATGTGTTAGCCGACGACTTTGTTGTCATCGATCCTGATCACCACATGGAAGCGGTCGCTAAGGCGAAGATGGTTAACTTAATTCAAGAATGGAATCGTGCAATGCAATGGCAGCTAGATAAGGTGTTTGCATCCACAATTAACACTGACCCGTATACGTATGTTTTTTAA
- the polA gene encoding DNA polymerase I, translated as MAKPKLLLIDGNSLAFRAFYALINQVDRFVNHEGLHTNALVGFNNLLDGIVDPFKPDKALVAWDAGKTTFRTNTYDDYKGNRDKTPSELVEQFEPLRKMVELHGIKNYQLVDYEADDIIGTIAKQGELDGFAVTIVTGDRDMRQLVSDNITVWLTKKGITEIDKYTPELVAEVYGGLTPEQVVEVKGLQGDPSDNYPGVPGIGEKTAIALIQAYNTIPELYENIDAMKKSKRKENLIAYKHDAFLSRDLARIRTDAPLQISLSDLDYQGIQYEALIPFYQHLDFKQQLVKMANQGYTISGEKASAQQPIEVRELTANNLAHIENLGNEVDFYLEMDGENYHRAAAVGFVIGNAEHGYFASRDLELLYQDTPVYRCLVNSDVKKNVFNAKATYVALHRLNVPLDGVDFDLLLVAYLLDVNDNNNDLGALAHENNYFDVATDEEVYGKGAKFAVPENNQDFFEHLGRKAQAIGCLKNDMFEQLKAHEQMALYTDIELPLTFVLAEMEITGITVNADRLLSMQSKLIERLSELEQTIYQQAGHEFNIQSPKQLGVILFEEMGLKPLKKTKTGYSTSVEVLEQMTDVPMVESILQYRQLAKIQSTYVEGLLRVIHGSDSKVHTRYLQTLTQTGRLSSVDPNLQNIPVRLEEGRQIRTAFVPSHAGWSILSADYSQIELRVLADITGDPHMKDAFINDEDIHAATARRIFNIPAEVPVDGNMRRQAKAVNFGIVYGISDFGLAKNIGTDRATAKQIIDTYLNEYAGVKTWTTEIIEFAREHGYVETIAHRRRYLADIKAKNFNLRSFAERTAMNSPIQGSAADIIKIAMIKMQQTLQAKQLKSKMLLQVHDELIFEVPAEELDIMHELIVKIMDSAVKLSVPLKVETHEGKTWYDAK; from the coding sequence ATGGCTAAACCAAAATTACTTTTAATCGATGGCAACTCGTTGGCCTTTCGCGCATTTTACGCGTTGATAAATCAGGTTGACCGTTTTGTGAACCACGAGGGCCTTCATACAAATGCACTAGTTGGTTTTAATAATTTATTAGATGGTATTGTTGATCCGTTTAAACCAGACAAGGCATTGGTCGCTTGGGATGCAGGTAAAACAACATTTCGTACCAACACTTATGATGATTACAAAGGTAATCGAGATAAAACACCAAGTGAGTTAGTGGAGCAATTTGAACCATTAAGAAAAATGGTTGAATTGCATGGTATAAAGAATTATCAACTGGTTGATTATGAAGCAGATGATATCATCGGCACGATTGCTAAACAAGGAGAGCTGGATGGCTTTGCGGTCACAATTGTGACTGGTGATCGTGATATGCGACAACTTGTTAGTGATAACATTACCGTATGGTTAACGAAAAAAGGGATAACCGAAATCGACAAGTATACGCCCGAATTGGTTGCTGAAGTTTATGGTGGGTTGACGCCAGAACAGGTTGTAGAGGTTAAAGGTTTGCAAGGTGACCCATCAGATAATTATCCAGGTGTACCCGGAATTGGTGAAAAAACTGCCATTGCACTGATTCAAGCGTACAATACAATTCCTGAATTGTATGAAAATATTGATGCAATGAAGAAATCAAAACGCAAGGAAAATCTGATTGCTTATAAACATGATGCTTTTTTGTCGCGTGATTTAGCACGTATTAGAACGGATGCACCATTACAAATTAGCTTGAGTGATTTAGACTACCAAGGTATTCAATATGAAGCCTTGATTCCATTTTATCAACACCTTGATTTTAAGCAGCAATTGGTCAAAATGGCTAATCAAGGTTATACCATCTCAGGTGAAAAAGCGTCGGCACAACAGCCAATTGAAGTCCGTGAATTAACAGCAAATAATCTCGCCCATATTGAAAATCTGGGAAATGAGGTTGATTTTTATCTTGAAATGGATGGTGAAAACTATCATCGTGCGGCTGCAGTTGGGTTTGTAATCGGTAATGCAGAGCATGGTTATTTTGCTTCCAGAGATTTAGAATTGTTATATCAAGACACACCAGTTTATCGTTGCCTAGTTAATTCAGACGTTAAAAAGAATGTTTTTAATGCCAAGGCAACTTATGTCGCCTTGCATCGATTGAATGTACCGTTAGACGGTGTCGATTTTGATTTACTCTTAGTCGCATATTTACTCGATGTTAACGACAATAATAACGATCTTGGTGCTTTGGCACATGAAAACAATTATTTTGATGTAGCAACCGATGAAGAAGTATACGGCAAGGGTGCGAAGTTTGCAGTTCCAGAAAATAATCAAGACTTTTTTGAACATCTGGGACGAAAAGCCCAAGCGATTGGGTGCCTAAAAAATGACATGTTTGAACAGCTTAAAGCACATGAACAAATGGCGCTATACACCGATATTGAATTACCATTAACTTTTGTTTTAGCTGAGATGGAAATTACAGGGATAACAGTTAATGCTGACCGTTTATTAAGTATGCAATCAAAGCTCATTGAACGCCTTTCTGAGCTGGAGCAAACAATTTATCAGCAAGCTGGTCATGAATTCAATATCCAATCGCCAAAACAACTTGGTGTGATTTTGTTTGAAGAAATGGGACTTAAACCATTAAAGAAAACTAAGACTGGCTATTCAACCTCAGTCGAAGTCTTGGAGCAAATGACAGATGTGCCAATGGTTGAATCAATCTTACAGTATCGCCAATTAGCAAAAATTCAGTCGACCTACGTTGAAGGCTTGCTACGAGTCATTCATGGGAGTGATTCAAAAGTGCACACGCGCTATTTGCAAACCCTAACGCAAACTGGCCGGTTGTCATCGGTTGATCCTAATCTACAAAATATTCCCGTGCGACTTGAAGAGGGGCGCCAAATTCGGACCGCATTTGTGCCGAGTCATGCAGGCTGGTCAATCTTAAGTGCCGATTACTCACAAATTGAATTGCGAGTTTTAGCCGATATTACTGGTGATCCACATATGAAGGATGCGTTTATTAACGATGAAGATATCCACGCAGCAACGGCTCGACGTATCTTTAATATTCCAGCTGAAGTCCCAGTTGATGGTAACATGCGACGTCAGGCCAAAGCAGTTAATTTTGGGATTGTATACGGTATTTCAGATTTCGGTTTAGCTAAGAATATTGGGACCGATCGCGCGACAGCTAAACAAATTATTGATACGTATCTCAACGAATATGCCGGTGTCAAAACTTGGACAACTGAGATTATCGAATTTGCGCGTGAACATGGCTATGTGGAAACCATTGCCCATCGACGCCGATATTTAGCAGATATTAAAGCTAAGAATTTTAATTTGCGTAGTTTTGCCGAACGCACAGCCATGAATTCGCCAATTCAAGGGTCTGCGGCCGATATTATCAAGATTGCTATGATTAAAATGCAACAAACGCTGCAAGCCAAGCAATTGAAATCAAAAATGTTATTACAAGTCCATGACGAATTGATTTTTGAAGTGCCTGCAGAAGAATTAGATATCATGCATGAATTGATTGTAAAAATCATGGATTCAGCAGTTAAATTAAGTGTCCCTTTGAAGGTAGAGACGCACGAAGGAAAGACTTGGTATGATGCAAAATAA
- the ndk gene encoding nucleoside-diphosphate kinase produces MTERTLAIVKPDGVMQKKVGEIVRRIERKGYDIIDMKMIKADETLLRAHYAELVDRPFFPGLMHYMMEHPVVAMVVEGDNVVKGWRTLMGTTNPTEAAPGTIRGDFGRDWPGDEVRNVVHGSDSPDNALREISLWFPELTR; encoded by the coding sequence ATGACTGAACGAACATTAGCAATTGTTAAGCCAGATGGTGTGATGCAAAAAAAGGTAGGTGAAATTGTTCGCCGAATTGAACGTAAGGGCTATGATATCATCGATATGAAAATGATCAAAGCAGATGAAACGCTGTTGCGTGCACATTATGCTGAATTAGTTGATCGTCCGTTTTTCCCAGGTCTGATGCATTATATGATGGAACACCCTGTGGTGGCGATGGTTGTTGAGGGCGATAATGTTGTTAAAGGTTGGCGTACTTTAATGGGGACAACGAATCCTACAGAAGCTGCGCCTGGGACAATTCGAGGTGATTTCGGACGTGATTGGCCAGGTGATGAGGTACGCAATGTTGTTCACGGGTCTGATTCACCTGATAATGCTTTACGTGAAATTTCACTATGGTTCCCAGAATTAACACGATAA
- a CDS encoding bifunctional hydroxymethylpyrimidine kinase/phosphomethylpyrimidine kinase, with amino-acid sequence MKKKPKIILTIAGADIFSGGGVQADLATFNTLGLYGLSVITSIVTIDDEKLAIHPMALDVVKAQLDAIHDVSAIAAVKVGLIPNVDMVQLIAKFLETLNTEVPIVIDPVMIFKEDDKISVEAVKVAYQKWLLPLATVTTPNLPEALLLTGEKVATTTADLERLAEQIMIYGSQAVVVKGGNRLESSQAIDVLVQKNQTKREILQSPKLENQTNTGAGCTYSSAIASQLALGDDVVKAVTTAKQFVQTAIENGIHVAGEFGNVWQGANRNE; translated from the coding sequence GTGAAGAAAAAACCCAAAATTATCTTGACGATTGCCGGGGCAGACATTTTTTCAGGTGGTGGCGTGCAAGCTGACTTAGCTACATTTAATACGCTTGGTCTGTATGGATTAAGTGTCATTACAAGCATTGTCACGATTGACGATGAGAAATTAGCAATTCATCCAATGGCGTTAGACGTGGTGAAAGCACAACTAGATGCGATACATGATGTGTCAGCAATAGCTGCAGTCAAAGTGGGGCTGATTCCGAATGTGGACATGGTTCAATTGATCGCCAAATTCTTAGAGACATTGAATACTGAAGTGCCAATCGTGATTGATCCAGTTATGATTTTTAAAGAAGATGACAAAATATCCGTTGAAGCTGTGAAAGTTGCGTACCAAAAATGGCTGTTACCATTGGCAACAGTGACGACACCGAATCTTCCTGAAGCATTGCTCTTAACCGGGGAAAAGGTGGCGACAACAACCGCTGATCTAGAGAGATTAGCAGAGCAAATCATGATTTATGGTTCACAAGCAGTAGTCGTTAAAGGTGGAAATCGGTTGGAGTCCAGCCAAGCAATTGATGTCCTTGTACAAAAGAATCAAACAAAACGAGAAATTTTACAGTCACCAAAATTGGAAAACCAGACCAATACTGGTGCAGGTTGTACGTATTCATCAGCAATTGCTAGTCAATTAGCCTTGGGTGATGATGTGGTGAAAGCCGTAACGACAGCAAAACAATTTGTACAAACTGCGATTGAAAATGGGATTCATGTCGCTGGTGAATTCGGGAATGTTTGGCAAGGGGCAAATCGCAATGAATAA
- a CDS encoding 5' nucleotidase, NT5C type: MGNKPKLFLDMDNMLVDTLPVLNRVVDRIADYGVKKPDQIPGIFKHLVPIEGAVQGVNQLSQVFEMYILSTAPWENPSAWTDKIDWLTEYFGNDEHSPFYKRVVMTHQKGVARANGGILIDDRPYHGAAEWDDMNSGTAWIQYAHDEKMTWQAEGQLVSLLLATAKIFEQEKMSEREALEKANASFQLDLHGPVDMFETSTWEDKPKLK, encoded by the coding sequence ATGGGAAATAAACCTAAACTATTTTTAGATATGGATAATATGCTTGTTGATACGTTACCCGTTTTGAATCGGGTAGTTGATCGGATCGCAGATTATGGTGTAAAAAAACCAGATCAAATTCCAGGGATTTTTAAACATTTAGTACCAATTGAAGGTGCAGTTCAAGGAGTTAATCAACTATCGCAGGTTTTTGAAATGTATATTTTATCGACTGCACCATGGGAAAATCCAAGTGCATGGACGGACAAAATTGACTGGTTGACCGAATATTTTGGAAATGATGAACACAGTCCATTTTATAAACGTGTTGTGATGACCCATCAAAAAGGTGTTGCTCGTGCAAATGGCGGCATCTTAATTGATGATCGGCCTTATCATGGTGCTGCTGAATGGGATGATATGAATAGTGGCACTGCTTGGATTCAATATGCACATGATGAAAAAATGACATGGCAGGCGGAGGGTCAATTAGTTTCATTATTACTAGCCACCGCAAAAATTTTTGAACAGGAAAAAATGTCGGAGCGAGAGGCATTAGAAAAAGCGAACGCATCTTTTCAGTTAGATTTACACGGGCCAGTTGACATGTTTGAAACATCGACATGGGAAGATAAACCAAAATTAAAGTAA